GAGTGGAGAGACTAGAGAGGGtcactttgatttctttgtggCAATTGTCGACAAACCGTTTGTTATTGACATTTGACAAGAAACGGAAATCATTTCGTGATCGTGGGCTAGCGCCGATTTTTCAATCCGGTCGTCAAACGAAGTCTGTTGTGGCAATAAATTCAACACATTAGAAAACTCTAATATCGTTATTCCAAGTAAATTCGCGGATTTGAGTTAAAAATGACTGACGATATTCCTTCACCATGTGATTTGCTTGTGATTGGTACAGGTAATTAATAgatacacaaaaaattttaaatatcaacACCGAATGAATGAAACAATAGTTTGTCTTCACAGGCCTCACAGAGAGTATTGTTGCATCAGCAGCCTCTAGAATTGGAAAGCAAGTTGTACATGTCGACCATCGGGATTTCTATGGGAGCAATTGGGCTACCTTTTCATTCAACAACTTGCATAATGTATTAGGTGTAAACAAAGGACTTACAGAGTGTAtagaagaaactaaaaaagaaacttataGTCTTCACATTGGTTTAAATTCTAACACTGTTCtaaatgttgttgaaaaatggttcattTCCGATGAAGATGTGGAAGCAACCATTGATAACCAACTTAGGATAGAAGAAACTAATAATGGAATCCTTAAGCAAACATGGACTAAATCTGAAGTTCTTAAACACTCAAGAAAGTTCAACTTTGACTTGTCACCCAAGGTGATGAAACCATTTCTTTACTAGTTATGTCTTCCTAACTTGGTACATcaataaaatttgtatttctttgcAGTTATTATATTCAAAAGGAGAGATGGTAGAAGTTTTAATTAGCTCAGGAATTTGTCGTTATGctgaattcaaaaatgtctCCTGCATCTACACTTATGATAATGTTGAGAGTGGTTTACTTCCTGTACCATGCTCAAGGGCTGatattttcaattctaaaGATATCACAATGATTGAAAAACGTCTTTTGATGAAAATACTGTCCATGTGTATGGAGTATGAAACAAAGCCAGAGAAGTTTCAAGGTTCTTCTATTTAACACAACTTTATTATAACTGCTGATTATCACTACcgttaatcttttttttttgttgctgttttttcaGAGGATGAAATgggaaattttggaaatttccTTGATGCCCATAAAATTCAGGGCAAAGTTAGAAAATATCTCATTGACTCGGTAGCTATGGCTAAAGAATCAACAAATTTCCAGGATGCTGTGAAAAATATTCAGAAGTTTGTCCGAAGTATTGGACGATATGGAAATACACCTTTTCTGTGGACATTGTATGGCAGTGGAGAACTACCGCAATGCTTTTGTAGGTCAGTAATAGGTCATACCATTCTTAAaatacatacaaaaaaataaaaaaataatcgagtCTAGGTGTTCGGCAGTGTTTGGAGGAGTCTACTGTCTGAAGCGTAGTACTCAAAGCATAATAATTGGTAGCGATGGACAGGCAACAGGAATAATGTGCGATAACCAAAATTTAAAGGCCAAGTTCATATTAATAGAGGATTCCCTTAATCCCCTAGCGACAATCAAATCTGGAATTTCCCGCGCTATTCTAGTCACAAACAAGTATGCTGTGGTCTGTCGTATTAACAAACgtaattacaaattttaaatactgCGATTTTGTCACATGCAGAGCTTTAACCAGCAATGATCAAGCAGTTCTTATTAATCTCCCATCATTGAACGGCAAAGAACCCGTGCGAATTCTTGAACTTTCGGCATCAACCATGGCTTGTCCACAAGGCCTGTGTAAGTTTCCTTTCTCAAAACGCGCCCCATTAATGATCTACATAATCTccacaaataaatttcaaatttgataatgataacattttcttttaaaaagacgTGGTTCATTTAATTACGCGCCAAGTTACAACAGCAATTGAAGACCTAAGGGAAGTAATCGATACGTTTTTCAGTACCGGTGAATCTAATGAAAACGAAGCTTTACACAAACCCCAAATTATCTGGTCATTGCATTTCAACATCAACGAGTATGAAAGTTACGCTGACATGTTGCCTTTAAATATGTACTCCAGTCCTGGGCCGAATTCTTCAATGGATTTTGACAACCATGTTATTCAAgtgattattatatttttttctattgtgttTAATTCAGT
This region of Daphnia pulex isolate KAP4 chromosome 9, ASM2113471v1 genomic DNA includes:
- the LOC124201775 gene encoding rab proteins geranylgeranyltransferase component A 2-like, which produces MTDDIPSPCDLLVIGTGLTESIVASAASRIGKQVVHVDHRDFYGSNWATFSFNNLHNVLGVNKGLTECIEETKKETYSLHIGLNSNTVLNVVEKWFISDEDVEATIDNQLRIEETNNGILKQTWTKSEVLKHSRKFNFDLSPKLLYSKGEMVEVLISSGICRYAEFKNVSCIYTYDNVESGLLPVPCSRADIFNSKDITMIEKRLLMKILSMCMEYETKPEKFQEDEMGNFGNFLDAHKIQGKVRKYLIDSVAMAKESTNFQDAVKNIQKFVRSIGRYGNTPFLWTLYGSGELPQCFCRCSAVFGGVYCLKRSTQSIIIGSDGQATGIMCDNQNLKAKFILIEDSLNPLATIKSGISRAILVTNKALTSNDQAVLINLPSLNGKEPVRILELSASTMACPQGLYVVHLITRQVTTAIEDLREVIDTFFSTGESNENEALHKPQIIWSLHFNINEYESYADMLPLNMYSSPGPNSSMDFDNHVIQARNIFKSMFPDEDFLPRVPDPEDVILEGSAEEVVLQESLENQEVQNVHE